AACAGCGGCTCCGGCACGCTGGCCGACAACCTCGAGGTCGTGCTGGCCGACGGCTCCACGCTGCACCTCGTGGTCACCGAGGAGTGGGCCGACGACGCCGTGCACACGGGCTCGCACCACTTCTCGATCGGCCGCGACGCCACGCTGCGCGGTGTCGCCGTGCAGCTCGGCGGAGACCTGGTGCGCATCGTGTCGACCGTGAACTACCGCGGCCCCGGCGGCGACGCCGAGCTGCTGGGCCTGGGCTACGCCGACGCGAACCAGCACCTCGAGCAGCGGCTGCTCGTCGACCACGGCGTGCCGCAGTGCACGAGCAACGTGCTCTACAAGAACGCCCTGCAGGGCGACGGGGCCCACACCGTCTGGATCGGCGACGTGCTGATCCGCGCGGCCGCGGAGAACACCGAGACCTTCGAGTTCAACCGCAACCTCGTGCTCACCACCGGCGCCCGCGCCGACTCGGTGCCGAACCTGGAGATCGAGACCGGCGAGATCGTCAGCGCCGGGCACGCCAGCGCCACCGGCCGCTTCGACGACGAGCAGCTGTTCTACCTGCAGAGCCGCGGCATCCCCGAGGACGCGGCCCGGCGCCTGGTCGTGCGCGGCTTCTTCGGCGAGATCCTGTCCAAGATCACCCTGCCCGACCTGCGCGAACGGCTGGAGGCGGCCGTCGAGGCCGAGCTCGCCGTCGTCGGCGTCTGACACCACCACACACGGAGCACTCACACATGTCCACCTTGGAGATCAAGGACCTGCACGTCTCGATCGCGGTCGACGGCGGCACCAAGGAGATCCTCACGGGGGTCGACCTGACGATCGAGTCCGGCCAGACCCACGCGATCATGGGGCCGAACGGCTCGGGCAAGTCCACGCTCGCCTACGCGATCGCCGGGCACCCGAAGTACGACGTCACCTCCGGCGAGATCCTGCTCGACGGCGTCGACGTGCTGTCGATGAGCGTCGACGAGCGCGCCCGCGCCGGCCTGTTCCTCGCCATGCAGTACCCGGTCGAGGTCCCCGGCGTGTCCACGGCCAACTTCCTGCGCTCCGCGGCCACCGCGGTCCGCGGCGAGGCGCCGAAGCTGCGCACCTGGGTCAAGGAGGTCAAGGGCGCGATGGCCGACCTCGACATCGACCCCGCGTTCGTCGACCGCAACGTCAACGAGGGCTTCTCCGGCGGCGAGAAGAAGCGCCAGGAGGTGCTGCAGCTCTCGCTGCTCAAGCCCAAGTTCGCGGTGCTCGACGAGACCGACTCCGGCCTCGACGTCGACGCCCTGCGCGTCGTCTCCGACGGCGTCAACCGCTACCGCGCGGGCGGCGAGACCGGCGTCCTGCTGATCACGCACTACACGCGGATCCTGCAGCACATCCGCCCCGACGTCGTGCACGTCTTCGCCGGTGGCCGGGTCGTCGAGTCCGGCGGCCCCGAGCTGGCCGACGAGCTGGAGAAGAACGGGTACGAGCGGTTCACGAAGGCTGCTGCCGTCTGATGGACGTCCAGAAGATCCGGGCGGACTTCCCGATCCTCGCGCGCACCGTGCGCGGGGGTCGGCCCCTGGTCTACCTCGACTCCGGGGCCACCGCGCAGCGGCCGCGGCAGGTGCTCGACGCGGAGCGCAGCTTCCTCGAGCAGCACAACGCGGCCGTGCACCGCGGCGCGCACCAGCTCGCCGAGGAGGCCACCGACGCCTACGAGTCGGCCCGCGCGCGGATCGCCGCGTTCGTCGGGGCCGACCCGGGCGAGGTCGTGTTCGTCAAGAACGCCACCGAGGGCATCAACCTCGTGGCGTACGCGATGGGCAACGCCGCGGGCTTCCCGGGCGCGGAGCGCTTCGAGATCGGCGCGGGCGACGAGATCGTCGTCACCGGGCTCGAGCACCACGCCAACCTGGTGCCGTGGCAGGAGCTGTGCCGCCGCACCGGAGCCGTCCTGAAGTGGTTCGAGGTCTCCGAGGACGGTCGCATCGACCTCGACAGCGACCCGATCACCGAGCGCACGAAGATCGTCGCGTTCGCGCACCAGTCCAACGTGCTCGGCACGATCCTCCCGGTCGAGGAGCTGACCCGGCGGGCGAAGGCGGTCGGCGCGCTGGTGCTGCTCGACGCCTGCCAGTCGGTGCCGCACATGCCGGTCAACCTCACCGAGCTCGGCGTCGACTTCGCGGTGTTCTCCGGGCACAAGATGCTCGGGCCGTCCGGGGTCGGCGTGCTCTACGGGCGTGCCGAGCTCCTCGCCGCGATGCCGCCGTTCCTCACCGGCGGGTCGATGATCGAGATGGTGCGGATGGAGGGGTCGACCTACGCCCCGCCGCCGCAGCGCTTCGAGGCAGGGGTGCCGATGACGTCGCAGGCCGTGGGCCTCGCGGCGGCCGTCGACTACCTGAACGAGATCGGGATGGAGTCGGTGCACGCCCACGAGCTGGAGCTCACCGCTCTCGCGATCGAGGGCCTGTCGGCGATCCCCGGGGTCCGCGTGCTGGGCCCGGTCACCACCGACGACCGCGGCGGCGCCGTGGCGTTCGTCGTCGACGGGGTGCACGCGCACGACGTCGGCCAGGTGCTCGACGACCGCGGTGTCGCGATCCGCGTCGGGCACCACTGCGCGTGGCCGCTGCACCGACGCTTCGGGGTGGCCGCCACCGTCCGGGCGTCGTTCCACGTCTACAACACGCCGGACGAGGTCACGGCTCTGGTCGAGGGCGTGCAGGCGGCCCGCGAGTTCTTCGGGGTGGCGTAGATGCAGCTCGAACAGATGTACCAGGAGATCATCCTGGACCACTACCGCACGCCGCACGGTGCCGGACTGCGCGAGCCGTACGACACCGAGTCCATGCAGATCAACCCGACCTGCGGCGACGAGATCACCCTGCGGGTGCGGCTCGACGGCGACACGGTGGCGGAGGTCTCGCACGAGACGCTCGGCTGCTCGATCAGCCAGGCGTCGGCGTCGGTGCTCACCGACCTCGTCGTCGGCCGGTCCGTCGGCGAGTCGATGAAGATCCTCCAGGCGTTCCAGGAGATGGCGCAGGGGCGCGGCAAGGTCGAGCCCGACGAGGACGTGCTCGGCGACGGCGTCGCGTTCGCCGGCGTCGCGAAATACCCGGCGCGGGTCAAGTGTGCGCTGCTCGGGTGGATGGCGTTCAAGGACGCGGTCATCCGGGTCGGCGATTCCAAGGAGGCAACGGCATGAGCGAGACCACCGAGACGGCGGAGACGACCGAGACGACCGGGGCGGCGACGACCGGGTCCGACGACGTCGTCCGCGGGGCGGCGGGCATGCCCGAGCCGCCCGCCGCGGCCGACGGCCCGTCGGTCGACGACCTCGAGGAGGCCATGCGCGACGTGGTCGACCCCGAGCTCGGCATCAACGTCGTCGACCTGGGCCTGGTGTACGGCATCCAGGCCACCGACGGCGTCGCCACGATCGACATGACCCTGACCAGCGCGGCCTGCCCGCTCACCGACGTCATCGAGGAGCAGACCCGCTCCGCGCTGACCGGGGGCGGCACCGGCGGCCTGGTCAACGACATCAAGATCAACTGGGTCTGGATGCCGCCGTGGGGCCCGGAGAAGATCACCGAGGACGGCCGCGAGCAGCTGCGGGCGCTCGGCTTCCGCGTCTGACCGCACCCCTGGACAGGACCCCCGTCGGCTAGGTTCGACGGGGGTCCGGTTCGTTCACGGGGGGTGTCGGGTGCGGCTGGGAGCGATGCTGCGGCGGGAGGTGCTCCCGGAGCACACCGCCGCCTACGCGCGGGGCGTCGAGCGGCTCGGCTTCGACGAGCTGTGGGTCGTCGAGGACTGCTTCTACGCCGGCGGGGTCGCCGCGGGGGCGGTCGCGCTGGCGTCCACGGAGCGGATCGCGGTGGGCCTGGGCGTCCTGCCCGCCGTGATGCGCAACCCGGCGGCGACCGCGCTGGAGATCGCCGCGCTGGCGCGGATGTTCCCCGGGCGGCTGCGCGCGGGGATCGGGCACGGCGTCACCTCGTGGATGCACCAGATCGGCGCGTTCCCCTCCTCGCAGCTCGCGGCGCTGGAGGAGACGACGTCGGCGGTGCGGGCGCTGCTGCGGGGGGAGCGGGTCACCGTCGACGGCCGCCACGTCCACCTCGACGACGTCGCGCTGGAGTTCCCGCCACCCGTCGTCCCGCCGGTGGCGACCGGCGTGCGCGGCCCGCGGTCGCTGCGCGTCTCGGGGCGGGTCGCCGACGGCACGGTGCTCACCGAGCTGTCGGTCCCGTCCTACGTGCGCCGGGCGCGGGAGCGCATCGACGAGGGTCGCGCGGAGGCCGGGCGCACCGACGCCCACCACGTCACCGTGTACGCCTTCGCCGCCCCCGACCGCGACGACGTCCGCGCGCTGGTGGCCGACGGCCTGCGCGACGGCGGGTCGTCCGGGCAGTGGGGTGACCTCGACGTGACGGCACCGGTCGCGGCCGGGGACCTGCCCGACTCCTGGCTCGACGAGCTGACGGTCTCCGGGCCCGCCGCCCGCCGCTCCCTCGACGCCCTGCGCGACGCGGGCGCCGACACGGTGGTGCTGATCCCCGCGGCGGAGGACCCCGACGAGGCGCTGGCGCAGCTCGCGGCCCTGCGCGGCGCGCTGACCTGACCGGCGCGCCCGCCACCGGCACCCGGTGACCGGGGTCGACCGGGCTCGGTGGCCGCCCCGGACGCGACGGGCGGGGTCTAGGGCTGCACCGCGTTGGCCCGGATCACGTCGGCGTAGAACAGGGCGCTGTCCTTCACCGTGCGCTCCTGGGTGGTGTAGTCGACGTGCACGATCCCGAAGCGCTTGCCGTAGCCCCAGGCCCACTCGAAGTTGTCGAGCAGCGACCACACGCAGTACCCCACCACCGGCGCGCCCGCGGTGATCGCGGCGTGCACCGCGGCGATGTGGGTGCG
This sequence is a window from Pseudonocardia petroleophila. Protein-coding genes within it:
- a CDS encoding metal-sulfur cluster assembly factor, producing MSETTETAETTETTGAATTGSDDVVRGAAGMPEPPAAADGPSVDDLEEAMRDVVDPELGINVVDLGLVYGIQATDGVATIDMTLTSAACPLTDVIEEQTRSALTGGGTGGLVNDIKINWVWMPPWGPEKITEDGREQLRALGFRV
- a CDS encoding cysteine desulfurase, which translates into the protein MDVQKIRADFPILARTVRGGRPLVYLDSGATAQRPRQVLDAERSFLEQHNAAVHRGAHQLAEEATDAYESARARIAAFVGADPGEVVFVKNATEGINLVAYAMGNAAGFPGAERFEIGAGDEIVVTGLEHHANLVPWQELCRRTGAVLKWFEVSEDGRIDLDSDPITERTKIVAFAHQSNVLGTILPVEELTRRAKAVGALVLLDACQSVPHMPVNLTELGVDFAVFSGHKMLGPSGVGVLYGRAELLAAMPPFLTGGSMIEMVRMEGSTYAPPPQRFEAGVPMTSQAVGLAAAVDYLNEIGMESVHAHELELTALAIEGLSAIPGVRVLGPVTTDDRGGAVAFVVDGVHAHDVGQVLDDRGVAIRVGHHCAWPLHRRFGVAATVRASFHVYNTPDEVTALVEGVQAAREFFGVA
- a CDS encoding LLM class flavin-dependent oxidoreductase — translated: MRLGAMLRREVLPEHTAAYARGVERLGFDELWVVEDCFYAGGVAAGAVALASTERIAVGLGVLPAVMRNPAATALEIAALARMFPGRLRAGIGHGVTSWMHQIGAFPSSQLAALEETTSAVRALLRGERVTVDGRHVHLDDVALEFPPPVVPPVATGVRGPRSLRVSGRVADGTVLTELSVPSYVRRARERIDEGRAEAGRTDAHHVTVYAFAAPDRDDVRALVADGLRDGGSSGQWGDLDVTAPVAAGDLPDSWLDELTVSGPAARRSLDALRDAGADTVVLIPAAEDPDEALAQLAALRGALT
- the sufC gene encoding Fe-S cluster assembly ATPase SufC; translated protein: MSTLEIKDLHVSIAVDGGTKEILTGVDLTIESGQTHAIMGPNGSGKSTLAYAIAGHPKYDVTSGEILLDGVDVLSMSVDERARAGLFLAMQYPVEVPGVSTANFLRSAATAVRGEAPKLRTWVKEVKGAMADLDIDPAFVDRNVNEGFSGGEKKRQEVLQLSLLKPKFAVLDETDSGLDVDALRVVSDGVNRYRAGGETGVLLITHYTRILQHIRPDVVHVFAGGRVVESGGPELADELEKNGYERFTKAAAV
- the sufU gene encoding Fe-S cluster assembly sulfur transfer protein SufU, which produces MQLEQMYQEIILDHYRTPHGAGLREPYDTESMQINPTCGDEITLRVRLDGDTVAEVSHETLGCSISQASASVLTDLVVGRSVGESMKILQAFQEMAQGRGKVEPDEDVLGDGVAFAGVAKYPARVKCALLGWMAFKDAVIRVGDSKEATA
- the sufD gene encoding Fe-S cluster assembly protein SufD codes for the protein MGSKPLASASERFTAYDVDAFEVPSGREENWRFTPKRRLRGLWETTSFEASATVTVGDAGAAGVAVETVGRDDARIGEGGVPADRIAAAAWSAFTEATVVTLDGTPEPVTISVTGPGEGAVAVGHVQIRTTPHTVATVVVENSGSGTLADNLEVVLADGSTLHLVVTEEWADDAVHTGSHHFSIGRDATLRGVAVQLGGDLVRIVSTVNYRGPGGDAELLGLGYADANQHLEQRLLVDHGVPQCTSNVLYKNALQGDGAHTVWIGDVLIRAAAENTETFEFNRNLVLTTGARADSVPNLEIETGEIVSAGHASATGRFDDEQLFYLQSRGIPEDAARRLVVRGFFGEILSKITLPDLRERLEAAVEAELAVVGV